The Candidatus Omnitrophota bacterium genome segment CACATCGGACAAACCTACTGTTTCAGTCCCCCAAACTATATTTGTTCCGGCGGGAACATAGAATGTCATCTCGTCCATGCCCGCAACTGTCAATAGCGAGCCTGCCCAGTCTATTTCCTGCACTATACCGCGATAGGTCTTTAGCTCGTCATCCTCGCAGTATAAGCTACTGGTGGATAATATAAACATGGTCGCAATTAATCCAATGAGGCATATTTTGAAAATATTGGTCATCTCTCCTCCCGTCTATTCTCCTATTATCTTTACGAGGACTCTCTTGCGCCTCTGCCCGTCGAATTCTCCGTAAAAGATCTGTTCCCACGGCCCGAAATCGAGCTTGCCATCCGTAACGGCACAAACAACCTCTCGCCCCATAATCGTCCTTTTCAGGTGTGCATCGCCATTATCTTCACCTGTCAAATTGTGCTTATACTTGTCCTTGCCATATGGCGCCAATTTCTCGACCCACGCGAGAAAGTCCTGGTGCAACCCGGATTCGTTGTCATTGATAAATACGCTCGCGGTAATGTGCATCGCATTAACCAGGCACATGCCCTCTTTTACCCTGCTCTCGTCAATAGCTTCCAGCACCTGTTCAGTAATATTCACGATCTCATACCTATTCTTCGTATTGAACCAAAGGTATTTCGTATGCGATTTCATTTATCACTCTCCTGTTTGTCCAAGACTAAGCCTCGTTATGTTCGCACAAAGTCTTTCGTACTTTCCAACCTGCCAATTCTAACCAGGTTAGAAAGCCTTTTCATTCCTGTCGCAGGCGGAACCTTTGTGGCCCGCCTATACTTATCGAAAATTTTATCCTAAAACTTAACCTCCGGCACTGCCTTCGCTTTTTCTTCCGCTTTGAAGTATTCGGTTGCCGGCTTGTAGCCGAACATTCCGGCGACAACATTGGCCGGGAACCTTCGGACTGTGATATTAAACTCTTTGACCGCTTCGTTATATCTCATCCTCTCGACCGCAATCCTATTTTCGGTACCTGATAACTCATCCATAAGTTGCAAGAACGTCTGATCGGCCTTCAACAAAGGATAATTCTCAACGACCAAAAGCAATCTTGACAGCGCCGCATCAACCTGACCCGCGGCCTTTACTTTTTCGTTAACAGTCGATGCATTCGCCCATTGAGAGCGCGCCTTTGTAACATCCTCAAATACCGTCTTTTCATGCGCCGCATAACCCTTTACCGAATTCACAAGGTTCGGTATAAGGTCATTACGTCTCTGCAATTGATTCTCGACCTGAGCCCACTTTGCGGTAATGGTTTCATGCTTCGTGACTATACCATTGTATGTTGATGCAACTGCTACTCCCACTATTAGAACTGCCGCTACCAACCCTATCAAAATGCCCTTCATTACTACCTCCTTTTTCAGCTTTAAGTTGTAAGCCATAAACTTACGGCTGTCAAAATCCTCCGCCGGCGCCGCCTCCTCCACCGCCTCCGCCGCCGCCTCCGCCAAATCCACCGCCGCCAAATCCGCCACCTCCAAATCCACCGCCATATGTTAAAAAGCTGTCTTTCCGCTTACCCGCAGGCAGATTATGCCAGAATAAAAACCTGAAGACCGACGCTACTGCACATATTATGAAGAATAGTGCGGCCATGCCCATATCATCGCCTTTTTCAGAAGAAGCGCTTACGCTCTTAATATTAAGGCCGCTTAAGCCATCGAGCGTTAACTTAGCATCTTTGGCAATAACATCACTGATCGCGGCCACTCCGTAATAAAGTCCCTTGCCATATTCGCCGGCCTTAAAATACGGCACCATGTAACTGCGGCCGATCTGCCCGCAACGGCCATCCGGCAAAATTCCTTCCGCGCCGTAACCTGTTTCAATGCGCCAGCGCCTCTGGCTTACCGCCAATAACACCAGCACGCCATTATCTTTACCGAGTTTACCGGGTTTCCATGAATCAAATATCATACGCGCGTAACTATTTTCATCATATGGAGCTATAGAACTTACCGCGACGACAAAAATTTCCGCTGAAGTTTTTCGTTCAAGTTCCTCTATTAAAGCCGTTATCTTATTTTTATATTCCTGGGAGATAACGCCTGCCGAATCATTGACCCAGCCTGAGGGCTGCCCAATATCATCAGCTTTGGAGGCCTGCGAAAATAGCAGGGTTGTAAAAAATATTATCAGAAAAATTTTTCTCATAGAAGTGCTAATTATAAGAGGTCCACTTTATCGCTTATGCTTTCAAGTATCTCGACAAGCTGGGCGAAAAACTGGTCTATTTCCTTCGTGCCTAATCTGGCATTGATATTTTTGGCATTTAGCATGCTTCTTAAGCTTCCTACATCGACCGCAAACTCTCTGGCTACATCATCCAAAATGCCGTCCTTGCTGCAGGAAGGCTGCTTGCCCTTCAGCCTCACAAGATTACGCAGTATATGAAGACTTGAAGTGGCGGATTTAAACAAAAAGTTTTTAAGAATAATTTTATTCGAGGTCCTCATGCAAAACTTTTTTATATTCAATATTTTCGACTTAAGTTCCTGCTCACATTGAAATCTTAAATTCTTTATATCTATCTGAAGATCCTTAAATATATCTTTGCCGTATAATACAGAATGACTCTCTTTCATATCTAAAAACTCTATGGGAAATACATCCAGCGACTTTTTTATATAATCTTCTGTAAAAAATACAGGATTTATAATAGAGAATTTATTCTTATTCAAAAGGCAGGCGGCCTTCTTAATTGACGATATGGACGTGTCGTTTAGCACAATGGCCAGATTTATATTAGAATATTTACCCGCGTATTCTCCCCTGGCAGCGCTCCCATATAGGGCCACGCAGACAAGCTGGTCCGAATAAACATTTCTTATGCATTCCACGAGTTTATCAACTGTTCTTTTTATATTATGCGGCAGATTTAATTCTTCCATAAAAAATTTTCTCATGGTACTATTATACCCTCCTCATCTTCGCGTCTTATAACTGTGTCATAAAAAGCGGCGCTCTGCCCGCCCAATAGCATATACATGCTTGCCTGCTCATAAGGATTAAAGTTAACGTCATCTCTGTATCGTCTTGCTACGAGCCTGCCCGACTCGCTATACATCTTTATCTCCATCATCTTGCCTGTTTCATCATAAGCGACTTCGTAGAGCAGGATAGGCCCGCTGTATATCCACCTTATTGCGGACCACCCGTCTATACCTATCTTTAACCTGCCCTTGCCGTCATACAGCGCTTCTTCTGTCTTCTTGCCGAGCATATTAAATCTTTCTATCTTCTCAATGGTGCCGTCGCCGCGGCAATATACGGAAGCCTTCAGATAACCGTTAACATCATACACGTCGCACTTTCTTACCTTTCCGGTCTTCCAAAACTCGAACTTCTTCAGGCTCTTTACTTCGCCGTCTCCATAAACGGCACAAGCCGTCAAAAGGCCGCATAACACAAAGAATAGCGCTATCTTTATCTTCAGCATCTATATTTTTCTAAAATATCCTCTACGTCTTTTAGTTTTACGGGCTTTGTAAGGTATTCGTCTGTCCCTATCGCCTTGGCGAAAAAACCTCTTATGGCAGGATATCCGGTAATCATTACGGTCTTGGAATTTATACTATTTT includes the following:
- a CDS encoding secondary thiamine-phosphate synthase enzyme YjbQ: MKSHTKYLWFNTKNRYEIVNITEQVLEAIDESRVKEGMCLVNAMHITASVFINDNESGLHQDFLAWVEKLAPYGKDKYKHNLTGEDNGDAHLKRTIMGREVVCAVTDGKLDFGPWEQIFYGEFDGQRRKRVLVKIIGE
- a CDS encoding LemA family protein, with the protein product MKGILIGLVAAVLIVGVAVASTYNGIVTKHETITAKWAQVENQLQRRNDLIPNLVNSVKGYAAHEKTVFEDVTKARSQWANASTVNEKVKAAGQVDAALSRLLLVVENYPLLKADQTFLQLMDELSGTENRIAVERMRYNEAVKEFNITVRRFPANVVAGMFGYKPATEYFKAEEKAKAVPEVKF
- a CDS encoding TPM domain-containing protein, whose product is MRKIFLIIFFTTLLFSQASKADDIGQPSGWVNDSAGVISQEYKNKITALIEELERKTSAEIFVVAVSSIAPYDENSYARMIFDSWKPGKLGKDNGVLVLLAVSQRRWRIETGYGAEGILPDGRCGQIGRSYMVPYFKAGEYGKGLYYGVAAISDVIAKDAKLTLDGLSGLNIKSVSASSEKGDDMGMAALFFIICAVASVFRFLFWHNLPAGKRKDSFLTYGGGFGGGGFGGGGFGGGGGGGGGGGGAGGGF